A single Sporosarcina sp. FSL W8-0480 DNA region contains:
- a CDS encoding methionine ABC transporter ATP-binding protein encodes MIQLKNVNKKFGNGAHTIVAVDKVDLDIAEGEIFGIIGYSGAGKSTLIRLLNGLEKPSSGTVKVAGYDMSSVNSKELRKARKKISMIFQHFNLLWSRTVKQNISFPLEIAGIKKAQREKRVDELIELVGLKGRENAYPSELSGGQKQRVGIARALANDPEVLLCDEATSALDPETTDSILDLLTSINERLGLTIVLITHEMHVIRKICHRVAVMEAGKVVETGSVLEVFQSPKEPITKRFVSQLTEPVGIEQVLGHIPGGTLIKLTFIGEKTEHPVLASLIRKFDIDVNIVQGNISHTKGGAYGTLILQLLGNEKDVNTAIAYLHELGVQTEVINNE; translated from the coding sequence ATGATTCAATTAAAAAATGTAAATAAAAAATTCGGTAATGGCGCGCATACAATCGTCGCTGTCGATAAAGTGGATTTGGATATTGCAGAAGGTGAAATCTTCGGCATCATCGGGTATAGCGGAGCGGGGAAGAGTACTTTGATCCGACTTTTAAACGGTCTTGAAAAGCCTTCATCAGGAACAGTGAAGGTTGCGGGGTATGATATGTCCTCCGTAAATTCCAAAGAACTAAGGAAGGCAAGAAAGAAAATCAGCATGATCTTCCAGCACTTCAATTTACTCTGGTCTCGCACAGTCAAGCAGAACATTTCATTCCCACTTGAAATCGCGGGAATTAAAAAAGCGCAACGTGAAAAAAGAGTGGATGAGCTAATTGAATTGGTCGGGTTAAAGGGAAGGGAGAATGCTTATCCTTCAGAATTATCAGGTGGACAAAAGCAACGTGTCGGGATTGCGAGGGCATTGGCAAATGACCCGGAAGTGCTTCTCTGCGACGAAGCCACTTCCGCACTTGACCCGGAAACGACAGACTCCATCCTTGATTTACTGACAAGCATCAATGAACGGCTTGGGCTGACAATTGTATTGATCACACATGAAATGCATGTCATCCGTAAAATCTGTCATCGAGTAGCGGTTATGGAAGCAGGGAAAGTTGTTGAAACTGGTTCTGTTCTTGAGGTCTTCCAATCGCCAAAGGAGCCGATTACAAAACGGTTTGTTTCCCAATTGACAGAACCCGTCGGAATTGAACAAGTACTTGGGCATATTCCGGGAGGCACGCTCATCAAGCTAACGTTCATTGGAGAAAAGACGGAGCATCCTGTGTTGGCAAGCCTGATTCGAAAGTTCGACATTGACGTGAACATTGTCCAAGGGAATATATCCCATACGAAAGGCGGCGCCTATGGGACGCTTATTTTACAGCTTTTAGGGAATGAAAAGGATGTTAATACGGCGATTGCCTATCTTCATGAATTAGGTGTACAGACAGAGGTGATCAACAATGAATGA
- a CDS encoding methionine ABC transporter permease, which translates to MNEKLFQHVNWDNMWEATVETLYMTGISTLYTFVFGLLLGVLLFLTSPGQLWKNKFVYGVTGAFVNIFRSIPFIILIILLIPFTTLFVGTMRGPEAAIPALVIGAAPFYARMVMIGLREIDRGVIEAARSMGAKASTIIFKVLLPESMPALISGITVTAIALVGSTAMAGVIGAGGLGNLAYYEGFQRSRTDVMIVATVIILIIVFIIQFIGDFAVKKLDKR; encoded by the coding sequence ATGAATGAAAAATTATTTCAACATGTCAACTGGGATAATATGTGGGAGGCTACAGTTGAAACATTATATATGACCGGGATTTCCACTTTATATACGTTCGTATTCGGGCTCCTGCTTGGCGTCCTTCTTTTCTTAACGAGCCCCGGCCAGCTTTGGAAAAATAAATTTGTGTATGGCGTCACAGGGGCGTTCGTCAATATCTTCCGATCAATTCCTTTTATCATATTAATCATCTTACTGATTCCTTTTACAACACTTTTCGTTGGAACGATGCGCGGTCCGGAAGCGGCCATCCCGGCACTCGTTATTGGGGCTGCTCCGTTTTATGCGCGAATGGTCATGATCGGCTTACGTGAAATTGATAGAGGAGTTATCGAAGCGGCAAGATCGATGGGCGCGAAAGCAAGTACAATCATCTTCAAAGTATTGCTCCCTGAATCAATGCCTGCCCTTATATCCGGAATTACAGTGACAGCAATCGCCCTTGTCGGATCTACGGCGATGGCAGGAGTCATCGGCGCAGGTGGGTTAGGTAATCTTGCATATTACGAAGGGTTCCAGCGAAGCCGCACCGATGTGATGATTGTTGCAACAGTTATTATTTTAATCATCGTATTTATCATCCAATTCATTGGCGACTTTGCAGTAAAGAAATTGGACAAACGTTAA
- a CDS encoding MetQ/NlpA family ABC transporter substrate-binding protein has translation MKKILSALLLTVLVLSLTACGTKDKEKGASGEKEGLTKIVVGASNTPHAVILEKVKPLLKEKGIDLEIETYQEYILPNKDLESGLLDANYFQTIPYLESQMADFGFDFVNAGDIHIEPMGVYSKKYKSLDELPDGATVLMSNSVSDHGRVLELLEENGLITLAEGVYKVDAELSDIVDNPKNLQFEPDYEAALLPTLYNNNEGDAVLINSNYAIDAGLNPLEDSIAIEKTDSPYVNVITVRAGDENNEAIKALVEVLKSKEIQDFILKEWGGSVVPVK, from the coding sequence ATGAAAAAGATCTTATCCGCATTATTATTAACAGTTCTCGTGCTAAGCCTAACAGCATGCGGAACGAAAGATAAGGAAAAAGGTGCTTCAGGTGAAAAAGAGGGGCTCACGAAGATCGTTGTCGGTGCTTCCAATACACCACATGCCGTAATTTTGGAAAAAGTGAAGCCATTGTTGAAGGAAAAAGGCATCGACTTGGAAATCGAAACATACCAGGAATATATTTTACCGAACAAGGACTTGGAATCAGGTCTATTGGATGCGAACTATTTCCAGACGATCCCATACTTGGAAAGTCAAATGGCTGACTTTGGCTTCGACTTTGTCAACGCAGGAGATATCCATATTGAACCTATGGGTGTTTATTCGAAGAAATATAAATCATTGGATGAATTGCCGGACGGAGCTACGGTCCTTATGAGCAACTCGGTTTCGGATCATGGCCGTGTGCTTGAATTGCTTGAGGAAAATGGTTTGATCACGCTTGCTGAAGGTGTATATAAAGTGGATGCAGAGCTCTCAGATATTGTAGACAATCCGAAAAACCTACAGTTTGAACCAGATTACGAAGCAGCGTTACTTCCAACTCTTTACAATAATAATGAAGGTGACGCTGTATTAATCAACTCTAACTATGCAATCGATGCTGGTTTGAATCCACTTGAAGATTCAATCGCTATTGAAAAAACGGATTCTCCATACGTAAACGTCATTACAGTTCGTGCTGGAGATGAAAACAATGAAGCCATCAAAGCGCTTGTTGAAGTGTTAAAGTCAAAAGAAATACAGGACTTCATCTTGAAAGAATGGGGCGGCTCGGTCGTACCTGTAAAATAA
- a CDS encoding dicarboxylate/amino acid:cation symporter, translated as MKKKIGLIWRIIIAIGLAIGLGMLLPAVHEGFAHWFVRLASTFNMIFGGFLNFVVPLIIIAFIAPGIAKLGSGSGKLLGLATVFAYASTIFAGILAFFAATTLLPNFINGIAAKSVENVGRAAAESFFELEMTPIMGVMSALLIAFVLGIGMASINSKSMLSFFEEFNVLIEKLISYVIIPLLPIHIFGIFLNMTYSGEVARVLSVFSVVFIMIIILHLIMLTIQYTVAGSLNKRNPIMLMKTMAPAYMTAIGTQSSAATIPVTLRQAKKTGASERVTDFTIPLFATIHLSGSTITLVSCSIGVLLMNGMAVSLSSYIPFILMLGVTMIAAPGVPGGAVMAAVGLLSTMLGFDESMVALMIALYMAQDSFGTATNVTGDGALAMIVDRFTPKTDK; from the coding sequence ATGAAGAAAAAGATAGGACTCATATGGCGAATCATTATAGCCATAGGGCTTGCAATTGGTTTGGGAATGTTGCTTCCAGCAGTACACGAGGGATTCGCTCATTGGTTTGTCCGTCTTGCGTCAACGTTTAATATGATTTTCGGAGGATTTCTTAACTTCGTAGTTCCTTTGATTATTATTGCTTTCATTGCACCGGGCATCGCAAAACTTGGTAGTGGTTCAGGAAAATTACTTGGGTTGGCAACTGTGTTCGCATATGCTTCCACAATCTTTGCAGGGATACTTGCATTTTTTGCCGCAACAACACTTCTGCCGAATTTCATAAATGGGATTGCAGCAAAATCCGTTGAAAATGTGGGAAGAGCTGCAGCAGAGTCTTTCTTTGAACTGGAGATGACTCCGATAATGGGAGTTATGTCTGCTTTATTAATTGCCTTTGTGCTTGGGATTGGAATGGCCTCCATTAACAGTAAATCAATGCTCTCCTTCTTTGAAGAATTTAATGTTCTAATTGAAAAACTAATTTCATACGTTATCATTCCATTATTGCCGATTCATATTTTCGGTATTTTCCTCAACATGACATACAGTGGAGAAGTAGCAAGAGTTCTTTCCGTATTCTCAGTTGTATTTATAATGATCATTATATTGCATCTGATCATGCTGACAATCCAATATACAGTGGCGGGTTCTTTGAATAAACGAAATCCTATTATGCTAATGAAAACAATGGCCCCCGCTTATATGACAGCTATTGGAACACAGTCGTCTGCGGCTACGATTCCGGTTACGTTGAGGCAGGCGAAAAAGACAGGCGCATCTGAACGTGTCACGGATTTCACGATTCCTTTATTCGCGACCATCCATTTGTCAGGTAGCACAATCACTTTAGTATCTTGTTCAATCGGTGTTTTGCTCATGAATGGCATGGCGGTAAGCTTGTCCAGCTATATCCCGTTCATTCTGATGTTAGGGGTCACGATGATTGCAGCACCGGGAGTTCCAGGGGGCGCCGTCATGGCTGCGGTTGGACTACTGAGCACAATGCTTGGGTTTGACGAGTCAATGGTCGCTCTTATGATAGCCTTGTATATGGCACAAGACAGTTTCGGAACAGCTACAAACGTCACTGGAGATGGTGCGTTGGCAATGATTGTGGACCGATTCACACCGAAAACTGACAAATGA
- the sufC gene encoding Fe-S cluster assembly ATPase SufC has translation MATLEIKDLHVEIEGKEILKGVNLTINTGEIHAIMGPNGTGKSTLASAIMGHPKYEVTSGTVLLDGEDVLEMEVDERAKAGLFLAMQYPSEITGVTNADFMRSAVNARREEGDEISLMKFIRELDSKMDVLEMDQDMATRYLNEGFSGGEKKRNEILQLMMLKPKFAVLDEIDSGLDIDALKVVSKGINEMRGEGFGCMIITHYQRLLDYITPDFVHVMMQGRVVKSGGAELAKQLEESGYDWIKEELGIEDETVGQEA, from the coding sequence ATGGCAACTTTGGAAATCAAAGACCTTCACGTAGAAATTGAAGGTAAGGAAATATTGAAAGGCGTCAATTTAACTATCAATACAGGTGAAATTCACGCGATTATGGGACCTAACGGAACAGGTAAATCAACACTCGCATCCGCAATCATGGGTCACCCTAAATACGAAGTCACTTCCGGAACTGTTTTACTTGATGGTGAAGATGTTCTTGAAATGGAAGTTGACGAGCGTGCGAAGGCAGGCCTTTTCCTTGCAATGCAATACCCAAGTGAAATCACTGGTGTAACAAACGCTGACTTCATGCGTTCAGCAGTAAATGCTCGCCGTGAAGAGGGCGATGAAATCTCCTTAATGAAATTTATCCGTGAATTGGACAGCAAAATGGATGTCCTTGAAATGGATCAAGATATGGCAACTCGTTATTTGAACGAAGGTTTCTCAGGTGGAGAGAAGAAGCGTAACGAAATCCTTCAACTGATGATGTTGAAACCTAAATTCGCAGTACTTGATGAAATTGACTCCGGTCTTGATATCGATGCATTGAAAGTTGTTTCTAAAGGAATCAATGAAATGCGCGGTGAAGGCTTCGGTTGCATGATCATCACTCACTACCAACGTCTTCTTGACTACATTACACCGGATTTCGTACACGTAATGATGCAAGGTAGAGTTGTTAAATCAGGTGGAGCAGAGCTTGCTAAACAACTTGAAGAGAGCGGTTATGACTGGATTAAAGAAGAACTTGGAATCGAAGACGAAACAGTTGGACAAGAAGCTTAA
- the sufD gene encoding Fe-S cluster assembly protein SufD, whose product MTVETKMALTEQDVRSFSAKMNEADWMADFRADALAKVEQLPMPTPDKTKIDKWNFIDFPVHAVESSTFTSLSDLPAEAKELVGDDQENIYVQHNNTPAFISLSEELKAKGVILTDIFTATRDHADLLKKYYMTDGVKVDEHRLTALHAGLMNGGVFVYVPKNVVVEEPLQVLFLHDDAQVSLFNHVIVVAEANSSVTYVENYLSTVEEAAGQANIIAEVFTEDNAKVIYGAVDVLAKGFTTYVNRRGVTGPNSRIEWALGLMNDSDTISENITHLVGNGSSSDLKTVVVGRGNQRQNFTSEIVHWGLDTDAFILKHGVMKESASSIFNGIGRIAKGATRSNAVQESRILMLSEKARGDANPILLIDEDDVTAGHAASVGRVDPLQLFYLMSRGISKHEAERLVIHGFLAPVVSKLPIEGVKKQLTEVIERKVR is encoded by the coding sequence ATGACGGTTGAAACAAAAATGGCATTGACCGAACAGGACGTCCGCTCTTTTTCCGCAAAAATGAATGAAGCCGATTGGATGGCAGATTTCCGCGCAGATGCGTTAGCGAAAGTGGAACAGCTTCCTATGCCTACACCAGATAAAACAAAGATCGATAAATGGAATTTCATCGACTTCCCTGTACATGCAGTGGAAAGCTCGACTTTCACTTCACTTTCCGACTTGCCTGCTGAAGCGAAAGAGTTGGTTGGTGACGATCAAGAAAACATTTACGTTCAACATAATAATACTCCTGCATTCATTTCTTTATCAGAAGAATTAAAAGCAAAGGGTGTTATTTTAACAGATATCTTCACAGCAACCCGTGATCACGCTGATCTATTGAAGAAATACTATATGACGGACGGCGTTAAGGTTGATGAACATCGACTTACCGCACTACATGCAGGTTTGATGAACGGCGGCGTGTTCGTCTATGTTCCGAAGAATGTAGTTGTTGAAGAGCCTCTACAAGTTCTATTCTTGCATGACGATGCACAAGTATCACTCTTTAACCACGTTATCGTCGTAGCAGAAGCGAACAGCTCTGTAACATACGTGGAAAACTACTTGTCTACAGTTGAAGAAGCTGCTGGACAAGCTAACATTATTGCTGAAGTGTTTACAGAAGATAACGCCAAAGTTATCTATGGTGCAGTAGATGTCCTTGCAAAAGGATTTACAACTTATGTAAACCGCCGAGGCGTAACTGGGCCGAACAGCCGCATCGAATGGGCATTGGGCTTGATGAATGACAGTGATACAATTTCAGAAAACATCACTCATCTTGTCGGCAACGGTTCTTCAAGCGACTTGAAGACAGTTGTTGTAGGTAGAGGCAACCAGCGGCAAAACTTCACTTCTGAAATCGTCCACTGGGGACTTGACACGGATGCATTCATTCTTAAACATGGCGTTATGAAGGAGTCTGCTTCTTCTATTTTCAATGGCATCGGTAGAATCGCAAAAGGTGCTACAAGATCGAACGCTGTTCAAGAATCACGTATCTTGATGCTAAGTGAAAAGGCTCGTGGAGACGCGAACCCAATCCTCTTGATCGACGAGGATGATGTTACAGCAGGACACGCCGCATCAGTAGGCCGTGTAGATCCTCTTCAATTGTTCTACCTGATGAGCCGAGGAATTTCTAAACATGAAGCTGAACGCCTCGTCATCCATGGTTTCCTTGCACCAGTAGTTAGCAAATTACCAATCGAAGGTGTTAAGAAGCAATTGACGGAGGTAATCGAAAGGAAAGTGCGCTAA
- a CDS encoding cysteine desulfurase, with the protein MLSKDIRKHFPILDQEINGHPLVYLDSAATSQKPQQVIDALNDYYKWDNANVHRGVHTLGNRATDHYEGAREKVRKFINAKSTQEIIFMRGTTTALNTVAQSYGRANVGEGDEIVITHMEHHSNIIPWQQLAKEKGAVLKYVDLEEDGTISLDKVREAVTDRTKIVSIMYVSNVLGTMNPIKEITEIAHAHGAIMVVDGAQAAPHLKLDVQDLNCDFLAFSGHKMCGPTGIGVLYGKKELLNNMEPVEFGGEMIDFVGLYESTWKELPWKFEGGTPIIAGAIGLGAAIDFLEEIGLDQIERHEHELAALAMEKMSAIEGLTIYGPKDPGARAGIVTFNLGDVHPHDVATVLDMNGIAVRAGHHCAQPLMKRLECSATARASFYVYNTEEDVDRLVEGLRIAKEYFE; encoded by the coding sequence ATGCTCAGTAAAGACATCCGCAAACATTTCCCGATACTTGACCAGGAAATCAACGGGCACCCTCTCGTTTATTTAGACAGTGCTGCGACTTCTCAGAAGCCGCAGCAAGTCATTGATGCACTCAATGACTATTACAAATGGGATAACGCCAACGTCCACCGTGGTGTCCATACATTAGGCAACAGAGCGACAGACCATTATGAAGGGGCCCGTGAAAAGGTCCGTAAATTCATCAATGCGAAATCGACGCAGGAAATCATTTTCATGCGAGGCACAACAACTGCCCTCAATACGGTTGCACAAAGCTATGGACGCGCGAATGTCGGTGAAGGTGACGAGATCGTCATCACTCATATGGAACACCATTCCAACATCATTCCATGGCAGCAATTGGCAAAGGAAAAGGGCGCAGTATTGAAGTATGTCGATCTTGAAGAGGACGGCACAATTTCTCTTGATAAAGTGCGTGAGGCGGTCACGGATCGCACGAAAATCGTCTCAATCATGTACGTATCCAATGTGCTTGGCACAATGAATCCGATTAAGGAAATTACGGAGATTGCGCATGCTCATGGTGCGATCATGGTCGTCGACGGCGCACAAGCAGCACCTCATTTAAAGCTTGATGTTCAAGATTTGAATTGCGATTTCCTTGCTTTTTCCGGCCATAAAATGTGTGGGCCAACCGGAATTGGTGTCCTATACGGTAAAAAAGAGTTATTGAATAATATGGAGCCTGTTGAATTCGGTGGAGAAATGATCGACTTCGTAGGCCTTTACGAATCCACATGGAAAGAGCTTCCATGGAAATTCGAAGGAGGCACTCCGATTATAGCTGGTGCTATTGGTCTCGGAGCCGCCATCGACTTTTTAGAAGAGATTGGCTTGGATCAGATTGAACGACATGAACATGAACTTGCAGCACTTGCAATGGAAAAAATGTCGGCAATTGAAGGTCTAACAATCTATGGTCCTAAAGATCCCGGAGCACGTGCAGGAATCGTTACATTCAATTTAGGTGATGTCCACCCTCATGATGTGGCAACAGTTCTTGATATGAATGGAATCGCCGTTCGCGCCGGACATCATTGCGCACAGCCTTTGATGAAACGACTTGAATGTTCAGCAACGGCCCGGGCAAGCTTCTATGTTTACAACACAGAAGAAGACGTAGACCGTCTCGTAGAAGGACTCCGCATTGCAAAGGAGTATTTTGAGTAA
- the sufU gene encoding Fe-S cluster assembly sulfur transfer protein SufU has product MSTNNLDQLYRSVIMDHYKNPRNKGVLEENNVTIDMNNPTCGDVIHLTLKVEDGIVRDAKFEGEGCSISMASASMMTQIIKNKDIDTAVKYAHLFSDMMLGKEIDDSVDLGDIEALSGVAKFPARIKCATLAWKAMEKGVGGDSE; this is encoded by the coding sequence ATGTCAACTAATAATTTAGACCAACTATACCGCTCAGTCATCATGGATCACTATAAAAACCCGCGCAACAAGGGTGTTTTGGAAGAAAATAATGTCACGATCGACATGAACAATCCAACCTGCGGAGACGTCATTCATTTGACGTTGAAAGTTGAAGACGGCATCGTACGTGATGCGAAGTTTGAAGGGGAAGGCTGTTCAATTTCCATGGCTTCCGCATCGATGATGACACAAATCATCAAAAATAAAGATATAGACACAGCTGTAAAGTATGCCCACCTATTTTCCGACATGATGTTAGGCAAGGAAATCGATGATTCCGTCGACCTCGGCGACATCGAAGCCCTTTCCGGAGTAGCAAAATTCCCTGCACGCATCAAATGCGCAACACTCGCATGGAAAGCCATGGAAAAAGGCGTAGGCGGAGATTCTGAGTAA
- the sufB gene encoding Fe-S cluster assembly protein SufB, whose product MAKKMPEIGDYKYGFADKDVSVFRSERGLTREIVEEISKMKEEPQWMLDYRLKSLEIFYSKPMPQWGGDLNSLNFDEITYYVKPSEATERSWDEVPEEIKRTFDKLGIPEAEQKYLAGVSAQYESEVVYHNMKEELEDMGIVFKDTDSALRENEELFKKYWGTVIPNTDNKFAALNSAVWSGGSFIYVPPGIKVDTPLQAYFRINSENMGQFERTLIVVDEGASVHYVEGCTAPVYTTNSLHSAVVEIIIKKDAYCRYTTIQNWANNVYNLVTKRAVCEANATMEWIDGNIGSKLTMKYPACILKGEGARGMTLSIALAGKGQHQDAGAKMMHLAPNTSSTIVSKSISQHGGKVTYRGVVHFGRRADGARANIECDTLIMDKLSTSDTIPYNEIMNDNISLEHEAKVSKVSEEQLFYLMSRGIPELEATEMIVMGFIEPFTKELPMEYAVEMNRLIKFEMEGSIG is encoded by the coding sequence ATGGCTAAAAAAATGCCTGAAATTGGCGATTACAAATATGGTTTCGCAGATAAAGACGTATCTGTTTTCCGTTCGGAACGTGGACTAACACGTGAAATTGTTGAAGAAATCTCTAAAATGAAAGAAGAGCCGCAATGGATGTTAGACTACCGTCTAAAATCCCTTGAAATCTTCTACAGCAAACCGATGCCACAATGGGGCGGCGATTTGAATTCATTGAACTTCGATGAGATCACATATTACGTAAAACCTTCCGAAGCAACAGAACGTTCTTGGGATGAAGTACCTGAAGAAATCAAACGTACCTTTGACAAATTAGGTATCCCTGAAGCAGAACAAAAATACCTTGCTGGAGTTTCTGCACAATACGAATCAGAAGTTGTTTACCACAACATGAAAGAAGAACTTGAAGACATGGGTATCGTCTTCAAGGACACAGATTCAGCATTGCGTGAAAACGAAGAGCTATTCAAGAAATATTGGGGAACTGTCATCCCGAATACGGATAACAAATTCGCTGCTTTGAACTCGGCTGTATGGTCCGGTGGTTCATTCATCTACGTACCACCAGGCATCAAAGTGGATACCCCACTTCAAGCCTACTTCCGTATCAACTCGGAAAACATGGGGCAATTCGAGCGTACATTGATCGTCGTAGACGAAGGCGCAAGCGTTCACTACGTAGAAGGATGTACAGCACCTGTTTATACAACGAATTCACTTCACAGTGCGGTCGTTGAAATCATCATCAAAAAGGATGCTTACTGCCGTTACACAACGATTCAAAACTGGGCAAATAACGTATATAACCTTGTTACGAAGCGCGCGGTTTGTGAAGCGAATGCTACAATGGAATGGATTGACGGTAACATCGGTTCGAAATTGACGATGAAATATCCGGCTTGTATCCTTAAAGGCGAAGGTGCACGTGGAATGACACTATCCATCGCTCTTGCTGGTAAAGGCCAACACCAAGACGCTGGTGCGAAAATGATGCACTTGGCGCCAAATACTTCATCAACAATTGTTTCGAAGTCAATCTCTCAACACGGCGGTAAAGTAACATACCGCGGTGTCGTACACTTTGGTCGTCGTGCAGATGGTGCACGCGCTAACATCGAATGTGATACGCTAATCATGGATAAATTGTCAACATCCGACACGATCCCATACAACGAAATCATGAACGATAACATTTCACTTGAGCACGAAGCAAAAGTTTCGAAAGTATCGGAAGAGCAGCTCTTCTACTTGATGAGCCGTGGAATTCCTGAGCTTGAAGCTACTGAAATGATCGTCATGGGCTTCATCGAGCCATTCACAAAAGAATTGCCAATGGAATACGCAGTAGAGATGAACCGCCTTATCAAGTTCGAAATGGAAGGTTCCATCGGATAA
- a CDS encoding 2,3-butanediol dehydrogenase, translated as MKAAVWYGEKDIRVEERELKPLQDNEVTVRVAWAGICGSDLHEYQEGPVFIPVEEPHVLTGQQAPLTMGHEFAGVVEKVGKDVTSVKVGDRVAVNPMYTFGNKHEDVDAYDGFQFIGLGSDGGFAKYVNAGESFLYKLPEGMSLQDGALVEPTAVAVQAVKEGNMQFGDTVAVFGAGPIGLLTIIAAKAAGASKIFAFDLSEDRLQKAKELGATHVFNSGQVDPVQAIKEVVPHGVDVAFEVAGVAPTFKQAIDATRARGTMVIVSIFARPIEWNPMQLTNTGVKVTSTIAYTPTTFQQTVDLIGTGQLKPQGIITSEIELDDIVDKGFEALTNDKTQSKILVKLSGEM; from the coding sequence ATGAAAGCAGCAGTATGGTATGGCGAGAAAGACATCCGTGTGGAAGAGCGTGAACTAAAGCCTTTGCAAGACAATGAGGTGACAGTACGCGTAGCATGGGCAGGTATTTGTGGGTCGGATTTACATGAATATCAAGAGGGCCCGGTATTTATTCCGGTTGAAGAACCTCATGTGTTAACAGGACAACAAGCACCCCTAACAATGGGACATGAATTTGCTGGCGTCGTCGAAAAAGTAGGGAAAGACGTAACATCGGTCAAAGTAGGGGATCGTGTTGCTGTTAATCCAATGTATACATTTGGTAATAAACACGAAGATGTGGATGCATATGATGGCTTCCAATTCATCGGCTTAGGTTCAGATGGTGGATTTGCTAAATATGTAAACGCAGGTGAAAGCTTTCTTTATAAATTGCCGGAAGGTATGTCATTACAAGACGGCGCATTAGTTGAACCAACAGCTGTTGCTGTACAAGCAGTTAAAGAAGGAAATATGCAGTTTGGTGATACAGTAGCAGTATTTGGTGCTGGCCCAATCGGGTTGCTTACGATAATCGCTGCAAAAGCAGCGGGTGCAAGCAAGATTTTCGCATTTGACCTGTCTGAAGACCGCCTGCAGAAAGCTAAAGAACTTGGAGCGACACATGTATTCAATTCAGGACAAGTTGACCCTGTGCAAGCCATTAAAGAAGTTGTGCCTCATGGTGTAGATGTAGCATTTGAAGTTGCCGGTGTTGCACCGACATTCAAACAAGCAATTGACGCAACACGTGCACGTGGAACAATGGTCATCGTATCAATCTTTGCTCGTCCGATTGAATGGAATCCAATGCAATTGACGAATACTGGCGTTAAAGTTACATCGACGATTGCCTATACACCAACTACATTCCAACAAACGGTTGACTTAATCGGCACGGGGCAGTTGAAACCACAAGGCATTATCACATCTGAAATCGAGTTAGATGATATTGTTGATAAAGGCTTCGAAGCTCTAACGAATGATAAAACACAATCAAAAATTTTAGTGAAATTAAGCGGAGAAATGTAA